From Aspergillus chevalieri M1 DNA, chromosome 4, nearly complete sequence, a single genomic window includes:
- a CDS encoding basic helix-loop-helix domain-containing protein (COG:K;~EggNog:ENOG410QDD9;~InterPro:IPR011598,IPR036638,IPR019006;~PFAM:PF09427,PF00010;~TransMembrane:1 (i413-436o);~go_function: GO:0046983 - protein dimerization activity [Evidence IEA];~go_process: GO:0032933 - SREBP signaling pathway [Evidence IEA];~go_process: GO:0045944 - positive regulation of transcription by RNA polymerase II [Evidence IEA]) codes for MSFAGMENDFQLFSPVQSSDRKSSHTDAIPPSTDDSQDWTQWMRWDDQVFSDPKENAPFDASLTSPNTSLGANFSQHEFSPDIAQGLPSLPFDASGRDRSGMLPSDGIQQQSQPSLTGSPDSLGTTRKRKTSSDDDGSTVSGVPQNGGKKMPTKKRAHNVIEKRYRANLNDKIAELRDSVPSLRASSKGTNGTLLDDEDADGVTPASKLNKASILSKATEYIKHLEIRNRRLEDENTALKNRLRQVDKAAEQTVTSAASVSSPSNYTESGASSSPSVFSHTEDAPSDHSPSSLYPPEGLLQVPDSFKKMQASSKDNAWSQSYIQYPSNGNRTTQTGGGGRRRSNFPNKYMLGALAGLMVLEGLGTEEDTESNEKGLLAVPVHLLKYLPQINSPSLAYWNAVVRSYWASWHARAIIHFGILASLVVGSAFVVFVYLFNAEPKHSDTSSKVPVSSGSSLSPYNFRRQAWLTSIQQVGVPRHRFFREWYVVTSRCTEYVLRCLMGWKLYSRITGITEEDEKGRVKTWDIAIDAQLAGGDAEISKSRLVLTIFAAGTLPRSPMRMMLKALHCRILLWRVGDPGSWSFYISNDVARALARYQWDLARQMHRALPKDHPDALPSHLAALLTIDSEDVMIDGIVQRAANLTWNRPTQEASDDHEALLDIVEEDPAIQSSLDALAAWWSCHLLQRALLKYFEASSGGPDSKQSRDLFKSKINLALNVAPQPSAAHTRALVMKAVFFEQDRVKNIGAVLAALPSDNGKNKKSHNFNFLDSSLPVPVREEICIAVRCAMIAAIFSARTTGDTSLPASFTMQKAINWFNQLPLDPVELTLLGFASVYHLLHVLVSDTDYLSSSDSSASSSPVPNASAASSADDEADEEAPQPVRDRERMAPSTSFPNLGRVAAELMYWARNAYNPAFYGFTSDLVDIVEKECTSLCQSAGVDIADYSRLREHKLKTKRRKNKKRRKSVKYSTEDGVGNEKQEAPAAVPSRAEGSKPSSSDGTKGHDQKGLGKACAEAPILSAS; via the coding sequence ATGTCCTTCGCAGGCATGGAAAACGACTTCCAGCTCTTCTCTCCTGTTCAATCCTCCGATAGGAAAAGCTCGCATACGGACGCCATTCCGCCCTCAACCGATGATTCGCAGGACTGGACGCAGTGGATGAGATGGGACGACCAGGTTTTTTCAGATCCCAAGGAAAATGCTCCTTTCGACGCTTCATTAACATCGCCAAACACTTCGCTTGGAGCCAACTTCTCCCAGCATGAGTTCTCCCCCGACATCGCACAAGGCCTGCCAAGTCTGCCCTTTGACGCCTCGGGCCGAGATCGGAGTGGTATGCTCCCAAGTGACGGCATCCAACAGCAGTCCCAGCCTTCCCTTACCGGTTCCCCCGACTCCCTTGGCACAACTCGTAAGCGAAAGACGAGCAGTGACGACGATGGATCGACAGTCAGCGGAGTCCCTCAGAATGGTGGAAAGAAGATGCCGACTAAGAAGCGGGCCCACAACGTCATTGAGAAGAGATACCGTGCGAACCTTAACGACAAGATTGCCGAATTGCGAGACAGCGTGCCAAGTCTACGGGCTTCCTCCAAGGGTACCAACGGAACCCTCCTTGACGACGAAGATGCAGACGGCGTCACACCAGCCAGCAAATTGAACAAGGCGTCCATCTTGTCGAAAGCAACAGAGTACATCAAGCATTTGGAGATTCGCAACAGACGACTCGAGGACGAGAACACCGCGTTAAAGAACCGACTACGCCAGGTAGACAAGGCAGCTGAACAAACCGTCACATCCGCCGCTTCGGTTTCGTCCCCAAGCAACTACACGGAGTCAGGGGCGAGCTCCTCGCCGAGTGTGTTCTCACATACTGAAGACGCACCTAGCGATCATTCTCCGAGTTCCTTGTATCCACCAGAAGGATTGCTCCAGGTACCTGACTCTTTCAAGAAGATGCAGGCTTCGTCAAAAGACAACGCCTGGTCGCAATCATACATCCAATATCCTTCCAATGGAAATAGGACAACGCAAACAGGTGGCGGCGGCCGTAGGCGGTCAAACTTCCCTAACAAGTACATGCTGGGTGCTCTTGCTGGATTGATGGTTCTGGAAGGCCTGGGCACTGAAGAGGACACCGAATCCAACGAAAAGGGACTGCTGGCGGTTCCCGTCCACCTGCTCAAATACTTACCTCAGATCAACTCGCCATCACTAGCATACTGGAATGCTGTGGTTCGAAGCTACTGGGCTTCATGGCATGCTAGGGCCATCATCCACTTCGGCATCTTGGCCTCTCTCGTCGTCGGAAGCGCATTCGTGGTGTTTGTTTACCTTTTCAATGCGGAACCTAAGCACTCCGACACCTCGTCGAAAGTACCGGTCTCATCCGGATCGTCCTTGTCCCCGTACAACTTCAGACGACAAGCCTGGTTAACGAGCATCCAGCAAGTTGGTGTCCCGCGTCATCGGTTCTTCCGGGAGTGGTATGTCGTAACATCGCGATGTACTGAATACGTTTTGCGATGCCTCATGGGATGGAAGCTCTACTCTCGAATCACGGGTATTACcgaggaagatgaaaagGGACGTGTGAAGACATGGGATATTGCAATCGATGCTCAATTGGCAGGTGGTGATGCCGAGATCAGCAAGAGTCGACTCGTCCTGACCATCTTTGCTGCTGGCACCCTGCCCCGCAGCCCCATGAGGATGATGCTGAAGGCACTGCACTGCCGCATTTTACTCTGGAGAGTTGGAGACCCTGGCTCCTGGAGCTTCTACATTTCGAACGATGTGGCGCGTGCACTTGCAAGATACCAGTGGGATTTGGCTCGACAGATGCATCGCGCGCTGCCAAAGGATCATCCGGATGCCCTTCCGAGTCATCTGGCTGCGCTCCTTACTATTGACAGCGAGGATGTCATGATCGACGGTATCGTACAGCGGGCGGCGAATCTTACGTGGAACCGCCCAACGCAGGAGGCAAGTGATGATCATGAAGCGCTTCTGGATATCGTGGAAGAGGATCCTGCTATTCAGTCTTCGCTGGACGCCCTTGCTGCTTGGTGGTCCTGCCACCTTTTGCAACGCGCCCTCTTGAAGTATTTCGAAGCTAGCTCTGGTGGGCCCGATTCGAAGCAGAGCCGCGACCTTTTCAAATCCAAGATCAATCTCGCTCTTAACGTGGCTCCTCAGCCTTCAGCTGCACACACGCGTGCCCTCGTCATGAAGGCCGTCTTCTTCGAACAGGATCGCGTTAAGAACATTGGCGCCGTTCTTGCTGCGTTGCCCAGTGACAACggaaagaacaagaagagcCACAATTTCAATTTCCTGGATTCGTCGCTCCCTGTTCCCGTTCGCGAGGAGATCTGTATTGCAGTCCGTTGTGCCATGATCGCCGCCATCTTTTCGGCTAGGACGACCGGCGACACTTCTCTTCCTGCTTCGTTCACGATGCAGAAGGCGATCAACTGGTTCAACCAGCTGCCTCTCGATCCGGTTGAGTTGACTCTTTTGGGATTTGCGTCTGTGTACCATCTGCTCCATGTTCTTGTGTCCGATACGGATTATCTCTCATCCTCGGACTCCTCGGCAAGCTCGTCCCCTGTACCTAATGCATCTGCTGCCTCATCTGCCGATGATGAAGCGGACGAAGAGGCACCGCAGCCTGTGCGCGATCGTGAACGTATGGCTCCTTCCACATCCTTCCCGAACCTTGGCCGTGTCGCTGCGGAGTTAATGTACTGGGCCCGCAACGCCTACAATCCCGCTTTCTACGGCTTCACGTCCGATCTCGTAGATATTGTTGAGAAGGAGTGCACGTCTCTATGTCAAAGCGCCGGTGTCGACATCGCAGATTACTCTCGACTCCGTGAGCACAAGCTCAAGACCAAGCGAcgcaagaacaagaagagaagaaagtcAGTCAAGTACTCGACTGAAGACGGTGTCGGCAATGAGAAGCAGGAGGCGC